Proteins encoded by one window of Pseudomonas tructae:
- a CDS encoding alpha/beta hydrolase codes for MSLLTATRLHLCSFGLLAGLSLAATTAYADEASDQALHKGRWQGMAAMANLYLNDATPAEFMDAGDKEKSEHDNYAGALAFYLTAARLDPKNAFAAYQAAAALSAMDSPELAAQYLDEARERGFWQTVILKEDDELEPMQKDPAYQKLLQAAEKNYPSQAKDAGLAAFSIPKGKAPAGGWPVVVWLAGFGTEGVNGTNMRADLVGEKAVLVALNGTLKRDNHQFMWQRQSVEPTEQAVAAALKKLEKDTPIDRSKVALIGFSQGAEHAAHLIAQYPQNYSGAVLLSPGGFKIPFTVQKAKDKRLVVVHGAQEHESNLQLTATTEQAFASNNQVQSHEHPEGHTFQDDWRKVYPGYLDYALGL; via the coding sequence ATGTCATTGCTGACAGCTACCCGCCTGCACCTCTGCTCCTTCGGCCTGCTGGCCGGCCTCAGCCTCGCTGCCACCACTGCCTACGCCGACGAAGCCAGTGACCAGGCCCTGCACAAGGGCCGCTGGCAAGGCATGGCCGCCATGGCCAACCTGTACCTCAACGACGCCACCCCGGCCGAGTTCATGGATGCCGGCGACAAGGAAAAAAGCGAGCACGACAACTATGCCGGCGCCCTGGCCTTTTACCTGACCGCCGCACGCCTGGACCCGAAGAACGCCTTCGCCGCCTACCAGGCCGCTGCCGCGCTGTCGGCCATGGACAGCCCGGAACTGGCCGCGCAATACCTCGACGAGGCGCGTGAGCGCGGTTTCTGGCAAACCGTGATCCTCAAGGAAGACGACGAACTGGAGCCGATGCAAAAAGACCCGGCCTACCAGAAGCTGCTGCAGGCCGCAGAAAAGAACTACCCAAGCCAAGCCAAGGATGCCGGCCTTGCTGCCTTCAGCATTCCTAAAGGCAAGGCCCCTGCAGGCGGTTGGCCGGTAGTGGTGTGGCTGGCCGGCTTCGGCACCGAAGGCGTCAACGGCACCAACATGCGCGCTGACCTGGTCGGCGAAAAGGCTGTATTGGTGGCCCTGAACGGCACCCTCAAGCGCGACAACCATCAGTTCATGTGGCAACGGCAATCGGTCGAGCCGACCGAGCAAGCGGTGGCGGCAGCTCTGAAAAAACTGGAAAAAGACACCCCCATCGACCGCTCGAAAGTCGCCCTGATCGGCTTCTCGCAAGGCGCCGAACACGCCGCCCACCTGATCGCCCAGTACCCGCAAAACTACAGCGGTGCCGTGCTGCTGTCGCCAGGCGGTTTCAAAATCCCGTTCACCGTGCAGAAGGCCAAGGACAAGCGCCTGGTCGTGGTCCACGGCGCACAGGAGCATGAAAGCAACCTGCAACTGACGGCCACCACCGAACAAGCCTTTGCCAGCAACAACCAGGTGCAGAGCCACGAACACCCCGAAGGCCATACCTTCCAGGACGACTGGCGCAAGGTCTACCCAGGCTACCTGGACTATGCCCTGGGCCTCTGA
- the ribB gene encoding 3,4-dihydroxy-2-butanone-4-phosphate synthase, with protein MSPLHRKQFPNVAAAVEAYKAGKPVLLLDDDDREDEADIIAAAENISLQTMAMMIRDCSGIVCLCLDEATVDELSLAPMVPNNRARHGTGFTVTIEAAEGVSTGVSAQDRITTILAALDSTGDDMRIVSPGHVFPLRSRDGGVLTRRGHTEGSVDLARLAGLRPAAVLCELMNPDGSMARGEQVAVYAKQYSLPVLTIDELARYRQAAAMSPALESA; from the coding sequence ATGTCCCCTTTGCACCGCAAGCAATTCCCTAACGTCGCCGCCGCCGTCGAAGCCTACAAGGCCGGTAAACCCGTGCTGTTGCTCGATGACGATGATCGCGAGGACGAGGCGGATATCATCGCCGCTGCCGAAAACATCAGCCTGCAGACCATGGCCATGATGATCCGCGATTGCAGCGGCATCGTCTGCCTGTGCCTGGATGAAGCCACGGTCGACGAGTTGTCGCTGGCACCGATGGTGCCGAACAACCGCGCCCGCCATGGCACCGGCTTCACCGTCACCATCGAAGCGGCTGAAGGCGTGTCCACCGGCGTTTCGGCCCAGGACCGCATCACCACCATTCTTGCTGCCCTCGACTCGACCGGCGATGACATGCGCATTGTCAGCCCTGGCCACGTCTTCCCGTTGCGCTCGCGCGACGGTGGTGTACTGACCCGCCGCGGCCACACCGAAGGCTCGGTGGACCTTGCCCGCCTGGCCGGCCTGCGCCCGGCAGCGGTACTCTGCGAGCTGATGAACCCCGACGGCAGCATGGCCCGTGGCGAGCAGGTGGCGGTCTACGCCAAGCAATACTCGCTGCCGGTGCTGACCATCGACGAACTGGCCCGCTACCGCCAGGCAGCCGCCATGAGCCCGGCACTGGAAAGCGCCTGA